A region from the Hyalangium gracile genome encodes:
- a CDS encoding L-serine ammonia-lyase: protein MAVSAFELFKIGIGPSSSHTVGPMRAARRFAEALVETELLGRTHSVKAELFGSLGATGKGHGSPKAVILGLMGELPDQVDTDAIPAMLERVHAERTLRLLGRHPVTFNDAEDIVLHRRASLPKHPNGMRFSAFDASRQELLSRIYYSVGGGFVVNDDVSAELPFMEDKTPLPYPFTSGGELLGRCKVNGLSISTLMLENEKAWRPESQVREGLLTIWKTMEACVKRGCEREGVLPGGLKVVRRAPALFRKLKTDTRAGGDPLLVLDWVDLYALAVNEENAAGGRVVTAPTNGAAGVIPAVLHYHMRHVAGSDEDGAVRFLLTAAAIGILYKENASISGAEVGCQGEVGVACSMAAAGLAEVLGGTPEQVENAAEIGMEHNLGLTCDPVGGLVQVPCIERNAMGAVKAINAARLALRGDGSHKVSLDKVIKTMRETGADMKTKYKETARGGLAVNIIEC, encoded by the coding sequence ATGGCCGTCAGCGCTTTCGAGCTCTTCAAGATCGGGATCGGTCCGTCCTCCTCCCATACGGTGGGCCCCATGCGGGCGGCCCGACGCTTCGCCGAGGCCCTGGTGGAGACCGAGCTGCTCGGGCGCACCCACTCCGTGAAGGCGGAGCTGTTCGGCTCCCTGGGCGCCACGGGCAAGGGCCACGGCAGCCCCAAGGCGGTGATTCTCGGGCTGATGGGTGAGCTGCCGGACCAGGTGGACACGGACGCCATCCCCGCGATGCTCGAGCGCGTGCACGCCGAGCGCACCCTGCGCCTGCTGGGCCGCCACCCCGTCACCTTCAACGATGCGGAGGACATCGTCCTGCACCGGCGCGCGTCGCTGCCCAAGCACCCGAACGGCATGCGCTTCTCCGCGTTCGACGCGTCCCGCCAGGAGCTGCTCTCGCGCATCTACTACTCGGTCGGCGGCGGCTTCGTGGTGAACGACGACGTGAGCGCCGAGCTGCCCTTCATGGAGGACAAGACGCCCCTGCCCTACCCCTTCACCAGCGGGGGCGAGCTGCTCGGCCGGTGCAAGGTGAACGGCCTGTCCATCTCGACGCTGATGCTGGAGAACGAGAAGGCCTGGCGCCCCGAGAGCCAGGTGAGAGAGGGCCTGCTCACCATCTGGAAGACCATGGAGGCGTGCGTGAAGCGCGGCTGCGAGCGCGAGGGCGTGCTGCCCGGCGGGCTCAAGGTGGTGCGCCGCGCCCCGGCCCTGTTCCGCAAGCTGAAGACGGACACCCGCGCCGGAGGAGATCCCCTGCTGGTGCTGGACTGGGTCGACCTCTACGCCCTGGCGGTGAACGAGGAGAACGCCGCCGGCGGGCGCGTGGTGACGGCTCCGACCAACGGAGCGGCGGGCGTCATCCCGGCCGTGCTGCACTACCACATGCGCCACGTGGCCGGCTCGGACGAGGACGGCGCCGTCCGCTTCCTGCTCACCGCCGCGGCGATCGGCATCCTCTATAAGGAGAACGCCTCCATCTCCGGCGCCGAGGTGGGCTGTCAGGGCGAGGTGGGCGTGGCGTGCTCCATGGCCGCCGCGGGCCTGGCCGAGGTGCTCGGCGGCACCCCCGAGCAGGTGGAGAACGCCGCCGAGATTGGCATGGAGCACAACCTGGGGCTCACGTGCGATCCGGTGGGCGGCCTGGTCCAGGTGCCCTGCATCGAGCGCAACGCCATGGGCGCGGTGAAGGCCATCAACGCGGCGCGGCTGGCGCTGCGGGGCGATGGCTCGCACAAGGTCTCGCTGGACAAGGTCATCAAGACCATGCGCGAGACCGGCGCGGACATGAAGACCAAGTACAAGGAGACGGCTCGCGGCGGCCTGGCCGTCAACATCATCGAGTGCTGA
- a CDS encoding helix-turn-helix transcriptional regulator: MDKKLASTIGAAARAARMRLELTQADVAERIDVATEVYGRLERGGMLPSVQTLLKLCHELNVSSDEPLGLTPHGPSPRSAPAEAPSAPSERPEIRRLLRSLRQLDSSHIKLLGLVAKALLRR; encoded by the coding sequence ATGGACAAAAAACTCGCATCGACTATCGGCGCTGCGGCGCGTGCCGCCCGGATGCGCCTGGAGCTCACGCAAGCAGACGTGGCGGAGCGCATCGACGTGGCGACGGAGGTGTACGGTCGTCTCGAGCGCGGAGGCATGCTCCCCAGCGTGCAGACGCTCCTCAAGCTCTGCCACGAGCTGAACGTCTCCTCGGACGAGCCGCTGGGCCTCACGCCGCACGGCCCCAGCCCGCGGAGCGCGCCGGCCGAGGCACCCTCCGCGCCCAGTGAGAGGCCGGAGATTCGCCGGCTGCTGCGCAGCCTGCGTCAGCTGGACTCCTCTCACATCAAGCTGCTGGGGCTGGTGGCCAAGGCGCTGCTGCGGCGCTGA
- a CDS encoding response regulator — protein sequence MVEPRTGAILVVNDDDASRYMVGRILEMAGHRVVEAATGGDALRLAQQLRPDLIVLDVKLPDISGYEVAARLRSSQETASISVMHTSATFVTADKRVLGLDSGADAYLTEPFEPAELIATVKSLLRLRHAERELRQRANQLAEADRRKDEFLAMLAHELRNPLAAIMTAIGILERKPTDDSKEVRMRSIIQRQTHHLARLVDDLLDVSRITRGKVELRRERVDLVAVLQQVLALMQPVADGRKLRMDSALPDRPLWLNADATRLEQVFTNLLDNATKYTDAGGSICVQAFQEGVDGGARAVVRIADTGIGIPAHKLPSIFELFAQVDESLERTRGGLGIGLTLVRNLVEMHGGVVFATSAGEGRGSEFVVKLPMTMPLPALARTTLALDDKPRQRRILLVEDNSDARQALKDLLELWGHQVEVAHDGMDGVAMALEGRPDLALVDIGLPGLDGYRVAQELRARVGEEIRLVAITGYGGPEDRHRAIQAGFDHHLVKPVKPDELDRLLTDL from the coding sequence GTGGTTGAGCCTCGAACCGGTGCCATCCTCGTCGTCAACGACGACGACGCCAGCCGCTACATGGTGGGCCGCATCCTGGAGATGGCGGGCCACCGCGTCGTGGAGGCCGCCACGGGAGGCGACGCGCTGCGCCTGGCCCAGCAGCTGCGCCCCGACCTCATCGTCCTGGACGTGAAGCTGCCGGACATCAGCGGCTACGAGGTGGCCGCGCGCCTGCGCTCCAGCCAGGAGACGGCCTCCATCTCGGTGATGCACACCTCGGCCACCTTCGTCACCGCGGACAAGCGGGTGCTCGGCCTGGACAGCGGCGCGGACGCCTACCTCACCGAGCCCTTCGAGCCCGCCGAGCTCATCGCCACGGTGAAGAGCCTGCTGCGCCTGCGCCACGCCGAGCGCGAGCTGCGCCAGCGCGCCAACCAGCTCGCCGAGGCGGACCGGCGCAAGGACGAGTTCCTCGCCATGCTCGCGCACGAGCTGCGCAACCCCCTGGCCGCCATCATGACGGCCATCGGCATCCTCGAGCGCAAGCCCACGGATGACTCCAAGGAGGTGCGCATGCGCTCCATCATCCAGCGCCAGACGCACCACCTGGCCCGGCTGGTGGATGACCTGCTGGACGTCAGCCGCATCACCCGGGGCAAGGTGGAGCTGCGCCGCGAGCGGGTGGACCTGGTCGCCGTGCTCCAGCAGGTGCTCGCCCTCATGCAGCCGGTGGCCGACGGGCGCAAGCTGCGCATGGACAGCGCGCTGCCGGACCGGCCCCTGTGGCTGAACGCGGACGCCACCCGCCTGGAGCAGGTCTTCACCAACCTGCTGGACAACGCCACCAAGTACACGGACGCCGGCGGCTCCATCTGCGTGCAGGCCTTCCAGGAGGGCGTGGACGGCGGCGCCCGGGCGGTGGTGCGCATCGCCGACACGGGCATCGGCATCCCCGCGCACAAGCTGCCCTCCATCTTCGAGCTGTTCGCCCAGGTGGACGAGTCCCTGGAGCGCACCCGCGGCGGCCTGGGCATCGGGCTGACGCTGGTGCGCAACCTGGTGGAGATGCACGGCGGCGTGGTGTTCGCCACCAGCGCGGGCGAGGGGCGCGGCAGCGAGTTCGTCGTGAAGCTGCCCATGACGATGCCCCTGCCGGCGCTGGCCCGAACCACCCTGGCCCTGGACGACAAGCCGCGCCAGCGCCGCATCCTCCTGGTGGAGGACAACTCGGACGCGCGTCAGGCGCTCAAGGACCTGCTGGAGCTGTGGGGGCACCAGGTGGAGGTGGCCCACGACGGCATGGACGGGGTGGCCATGGCCCTGGAGGGCCGGCCGGACCTGGCGCTGGTGGACATCGGCTTGCCGGGGTTGGACGGCTACCGCGTGGCGCAGGAGCTGCGGGCGCGGGTGGGCGAGGAGATCCGACTGGTGGCCATCACCGGCTATGGCGGGCCCGAGGACCGGCACCGGGCGATCCAGGCGGGCTTCGACCACCACCTGGTCAAGCCCGTGAAGCCGGACGAGCTGGACCGGCTCCTCACGGACCTCTGA
- a CDS encoding methyl-accepting chemotaxis protein, which produces MALALRHRSLLTKLYIAMGVVALPLLLLQPLYVLPAIRAQLEEDRSRGLRQVVETAYGVLETYEARVRAGELTTAQAQTEAARLLQQLRYGRVEYFWINDLSTRLVMHPYLPAMLGKDLTGYRDADGKAVFVDIVKLARDKGEGFIPYLATRPGETTPLPKESYVKLFAPWGWVVGTGVYVEDIDKEMLGLQQRLLLAVCATLVLALLVGAAFSRAVVKPVRGLAAAARSVEKGDFSVTVPVQSQDELGKLGHAFNTMVYGVRDMVKGLADVAIATVADADRIRRSADALSKATREQSDQLQQLAESVQQMSRGLSQDAEQALTTAEVAASNGRMAEEGGDAVKHASRKISEIVEVVQKSEEMVVRLQTSGAAVAQMLQLIQDVSNETNVLAVNTAIEAARAGEHGKGFGVVANEVRKLAHRSREAVEQIEHLLKKNQEDTSNAAALMRQGTLRVEEGMQLSSTTAEALSRIVTGTREIHLRVGQLAVDGARQSSSGETIAERIKTLSNNSLEAVQGVNHIAQAVVDLHAQAQQLWALAARFSPEHREPKGAEKS; this is translated from the coding sequence ATGGCGCTGGCACTGAGACACCGCAGTCTTCTGACGAAGTTGTACATCGCGATGGGGGTGGTGGCGCTGCCGCTGCTCCTGCTGCAGCCGCTGTACGTGCTCCCGGCCATACGGGCGCAGCTCGAGGAGGACCGCTCGCGTGGACTGCGGCAGGTGGTGGAGACGGCGTACGGCGTGCTGGAGACCTACGAGGCCCGGGTGCGTGCCGGCGAGCTGACGACGGCGCAGGCCCAGACCGAGGCGGCGCGGCTGCTGCAGCAGCTGCGCTACGGGCGCGTGGAGTACTTCTGGATCAATGACTTGTCGACGCGGCTGGTGATGCACCCGTACCTGCCGGCGATGCTGGGCAAGGACCTGACGGGGTATCGCGACGCGGACGGCAAGGCCGTCTTCGTGGACATCGTCAAGCTGGCGCGAGACAAGGGCGAGGGCTTCATCCCCTACCTGGCCACGCGCCCCGGAGAGACGACGCCGCTGCCCAAGGAGTCCTACGTGAAGCTCTTCGCTCCGTGGGGCTGGGTGGTGGGCACGGGCGTGTACGTGGAGGACATCGACAAGGAGATGCTGGGGCTGCAGCAGCGGCTGCTGCTGGCGGTGTGCGCGACGCTGGTGCTGGCGCTGCTGGTGGGAGCGGCCTTCTCGCGGGCGGTGGTGAAGCCGGTGCGCGGGCTGGCCGCCGCCGCGCGCAGCGTGGAGAAGGGAGACTTCAGCGTCACGGTGCCGGTGCAGTCGCAGGACGAGCTGGGCAAGCTGGGGCACGCCTTCAACACCATGGTGTACGGCGTGCGGGACATGGTGAAGGGCCTGGCGGACGTGGCGATCGCCACCGTGGCGGACGCCGACCGCATCCGGCGCTCGGCGGACGCGCTGTCCAAGGCCACGCGCGAGCAGTCCGACCAGCTCCAGCAGCTGGCGGAGTCCGTCCAGCAGATGAGCCGGGGCCTCTCCCAGGACGCCGAGCAGGCGCTGACCACCGCCGAGGTGGCCGCGAGCAACGGCCGGATGGCGGAGGAGGGCGGCGACGCGGTGAAGCACGCCTCGCGGAAGATCTCGGAGATCGTCGAGGTGGTGCAGAAGTCGGAGGAGATGGTGGTGCGGCTGCAGACGTCGGGCGCGGCGGTGGCGCAGATGCTCCAGCTCATCCAGGACGTCTCCAACGAGACGAACGTGCTGGCGGTGAACACGGCCATCGAGGCGGCGCGCGCGGGCGAGCACGGCAAGGGCTTCGGCGTGGTGGCCAACGAGGTGCGCAAGCTGGCTCACCGCTCGCGCGAGGCGGTGGAGCAGATTGAGCACCTGCTGAAGAAGAACCAGGAGGACACCTCCAACGCGGCGGCGCTGATGCGGCAGGGCACCCTGCGCGTGGAGGAGGGCATGCAGCTGTCCTCCACCACGGCGGAGGCGCTCTCGCGCATCGTCACCGGCACGCGGGAGATCCACCTGCGCGTGGGTCAGCTCGCCGTGGACGGGGCCCGGCAGTCCAGCTCGGGAGAGACCATCGCCGAGCGCATCAAGACGCTGTCGAACAACTCCCTGGAGGCGGTGCAGGGGGTGAACCACATCGCCCAGGCGGTGGTGGACCTGCACGCGCAGGCGCAGCAGCTCTGGGCGCTGGCGGCGCGCTTCTCCCCCGAGCACCGGGAGCCGAAGGGCGCGGAGAAGAGCTGA
- a CDS encoding acyl-CoA synthetase, which translates to MPIVHDWLARRAQLSPDRVALIDALRGDRRVTWREWNAAAHRTARLLHDTLGVRRGDRVAVLAMNCVEYLDVVFACAKLGAILQPLNWRLSPEELKGLFADAEPVVLIYGPDFQAQVDAVRPHARSVRHVVSLEDSPSRAASDVLFSSRDSLPDTPLPPVELEASDAWVLCYTGGSTGLPKAAILTYGSITANAANTVVSWGLTADDVALLNAPLFHTGGLNVFTTPLVYVGGASVVCRGFDVEQVFDRVQRGEVSLMFGVPTMFIEMQRHPRFDTVDFSRLKLLISGGAPCPGPVFERFFERGVDFKTGYGLTEAGPNNFWLPPAEVRRKPGAVGVPLFHVEVRLDGDGAAGELLLRGPHLCAGYWRRPEESAKALAGGWLHTGDLAERDADGCYRIVGRVKDLIISGGENIYPSEVESVLAGHPDVAEVAVIGVPDPKWGEVPRALVVSRPGTSLTAEALLAWCQGRLARYKTPRTVRFVDVLPRTAAGKVDRRELAARHGAP; encoded by the coding sequence ATGCCCATCGTTCATGACTGGCTGGCCCGCCGCGCGCAGCTCTCGCCGGACCGCGTCGCGCTCATCGATGCCCTTCGCGGGGACCGCCGCGTCACCTGGCGCGAGTGGAACGCGGCCGCCCACCGCACCGCCCGGCTGCTGCACGACACGCTCGGGGTGAGGCGGGGCGATCGCGTCGCGGTGCTGGCGATGAACTGCGTGGAGTACCTGGACGTCGTCTTCGCCTGCGCCAAGCTGGGGGCCATCCTCCAGCCGCTCAACTGGCGCCTCAGCCCCGAGGAGCTCAAGGGGCTGTTCGCGGACGCGGAGCCCGTCGTCCTCATTTACGGCCCGGACTTCCAGGCGCAGGTGGACGCCGTGCGCCCCCACGCCCGGAGCGTGCGCCACGTCGTGTCGCTGGAGGACTCGCCCTCGCGCGCGGCCTCGGACGTGCTCTTCTCCTCGAGGGACTCGCTGCCGGACACGCCGCTGCCGCCCGTGGAGCTGGAGGCGAGCGATGCGTGGGTGCTCTGCTACACGGGAGGCAGCACCGGCCTGCCCAAGGCGGCCATCCTCACGTACGGCTCCATCACCGCCAACGCGGCCAACACCGTGGTGAGCTGGGGCCTCACCGCGGATGACGTGGCGCTGCTCAACGCGCCGCTCTTCCACACCGGAGGCCTCAACGTCTTCACCACGCCCCTGGTGTACGTGGGCGGCGCCTCCGTGGTGTGCCGGGGCTTCGACGTGGAGCAGGTGTTCGACCGGGTGCAGCGGGGCGAGGTGAGCCTCATGTTCGGCGTGCCCACCATGTTCATCGAGATGCAGCGCCACCCGCGCTTCGACACGGTGGACTTCTCCCGGCTCAAGCTGCTCATCAGCGGCGGCGCGCCGTGCCCCGGCCCCGTCTTCGAGCGCTTCTTCGAGCGCGGCGTGGACTTCAAGACGGGCTACGGGCTCACCGAGGCCGGGCCCAACAACTTCTGGCTGCCCCCGGCAGAGGTGCGCCGCAAGCCGGGGGCCGTGGGTGTGCCCCTCTTCCACGTCGAGGTCCGGCTGGACGGGGACGGTGCCGCGGGCGAGCTGCTCCTGCGCGGGCCCCACCTGTGCGCGGGCTACTGGCGCCGGCCCGAGGAGAGCGCGAAGGCGCTGGCGGGCGGCTGGCTCCACACGGGCGACCTGGCCGAGCGCGACGCGGACGGCTGCTACCGCATCGTCGGCCGCGTGAAGGACCTCATCATCTCCGGCGGAGAGAACATCTACCCCTCCGAGGTGGAGAGCGTGCTCGCCGGGCACCCGGACGTGGCGGAGGTGGCCGTCATCGGCGTGCCGGACCCGAAGTGGGGCGAGGTGCCGCGCGCGCTCGTCGTCTCCCGGCCGGGCACCTCGCTCACCGCCGAGGCGCTGCTGGCCTGGTGCCAGGGACGGCTGGCCCGGTACAAGACGCCCAGGACGGTGCGCTTCGTGGACGTCCTGCCGCGCACCGCCGCGGGCAAGGTGGACCGCCGCGAGCTGGCCGCCCGGCACGGCGCTCCCTGA
- a CDS encoding MFS transporter gives MQPHSADASASSKKPADSIVKVAVASFIGTAIEWYDFFLYGTAAALVFNKLFFPSVDPLLGTMAAFATYAVGFVARPLGGVVFGHYGDKLGRKTMLSATLMIMGVATFAVGLLPTYHSIGVWAPALLVFLRVLQGFGLGGEWGGAVLMAVEHAPAHRRGFYGSWPQMGAPAGMLVANFVFSLFSRLPEEQFLTWGWRVPFLLSAVLIGIGVFIRLSVAESPVFEQRKKEAQEPRIPALEALRQHPREVLLAMGARMAENGFFYVITTFVLTYGTEKLKLPRLTVLNGVLIACAVHLVAIPAFGAASDRFGRRPVYLAGAAVAGLMAFPFFWMLDTQQVGLVWLAISLGMIAHAAMYGPQASFFSELFGTRVRYSGASLGYQLASVLAGGLSPIIATDLLRQYGGQSWPISVYLLVLIAITLVAVYLSAETFRARLGEEGTDTASTGQGSASGRDAA, from the coding sequence ATGCAGCCTCACTCGGCCGATGCCTCGGCCTCCTCGAAGAAGCCGGCGGACTCCATCGTGAAGGTGGCGGTGGCCAGCTTCATCGGCACCGCCATCGAGTGGTACGACTTCTTCCTCTACGGCACGGCGGCCGCGCTCGTGTTCAACAAGCTGTTCTTCCCCTCGGTGGACCCGCTGCTGGGGACCATGGCCGCGTTCGCCACGTACGCGGTGGGCTTCGTCGCCCGGCCCCTCGGAGGCGTCGTCTTCGGTCACTACGGGGACAAGCTCGGCCGCAAGACGATGCTGAGCGCCACGTTGATGATCATGGGCGTGGCGACGTTCGCCGTGGGGCTGCTGCCCACCTACCACAGCATCGGTGTGTGGGCGCCCGCGCTGCTCGTCTTCCTGCGAGTGCTCCAGGGGTTCGGGCTGGGCGGGGAGTGGGGCGGGGCGGTGCTGATGGCCGTGGAGCACGCGCCCGCGCACCGCCGAGGCTTCTACGGCAGCTGGCCGCAGATGGGCGCTCCGGCCGGCATGCTGGTGGCCAACTTCGTGTTCTCCCTCTTCTCGCGGCTGCCCGAGGAGCAGTTCCTCACGTGGGGCTGGCGCGTGCCGTTCCTGCTCAGCGCCGTGCTCATCGGCATCGGCGTGTTCATCCGCCTGAGCGTGGCCGAGTCTCCCGTCTTCGAGCAGCGCAAGAAGGAGGCCCAGGAGCCCCGCATCCCCGCGCTCGAGGCGCTGCGCCAGCACCCCCGCGAGGTCCTCCTGGCCATGGGGGCGCGCATGGCGGAGAACGGCTTCTTCTACGTCATCACCACCTTCGTCCTCACCTACGGCACCGAGAAGCTCAAGCTGCCCCGCCTCACCGTGCTCAACGGCGTGCTCATCGCCTGCGCGGTCCACCTGGTGGCCATCCCCGCGTTCGGCGCCGCCTCGGACCGCTTCGGTCGCCGCCCGGTGTACCTGGCGGGCGCGGCCGTGGCGGGGTTGATGGCCTTCCCCTTCTTCTGGATGCTCGACACCCAGCAGGTGGGGCTCGTCTGGCTGGCCATCTCGCTGGGGATGATTGCCCACGCGGCCATGTATGGCCCGCAGGCCAGCTTCTTCTCGGAGCTGTTCGGCACGCGCGTGCGCTACAGCGGCGCGTCGCTCGGGTACCAGCTGGCCTCCGTGCTCGCCGGCGGCCTGTCCCCCATCATCGCCACGGACCTTCTCCGCCAGTACGGCGGCCAGTCCTGGCCCATCTCCGTCTACCTGCTCGTGCTCATCGCCATCACCCTCGTCGCGGTGTACCTCTCCGCGGAGACCTTCCGCGCGCGGCTGGGTGAGGAGGGCACGGACACGGCCTCCACGGGACAGGGCTCCGCCTCCGGGCGGGATGCCGCCTGA
- a CDS encoding 3-hydroxybutyrate dehydrogenase produces the protein MGELSEKCALVTGAAGGIGLAVAQALSAQGVRVLLADIDEARGHAEALSLPNAVFQRADMASREDCRAVVARAEKEWGRLDILVNNAGLQHVSPVEEFPEDRWEHLIRVMLIGPFLLTRYALPLMYARGWGRIINMSSLHGLVASPYKSAYISAKHGLMGLTKTVALEAAAKGVTVNAVCPSYVRTPLVEKQIADQARVHGMSQSDVVEKVMLAPAAVKRLLEPSEVAAYVSFLCSEAAGGITGSAQVMDCGWTAR, from the coding sequence ATGGGAGAACTGTCGGAGAAGTGCGCACTGGTGACGGGGGCGGCGGGCGGCATCGGACTGGCGGTGGCGCAGGCGCTGAGCGCCCAGGGTGTCCGGGTGCTGCTGGCGGACATCGACGAGGCGCGAGGCCACGCGGAGGCGCTGAGCCTGCCCAACGCGGTGTTCCAGCGGGCGGACATGGCCTCGCGGGAGGACTGCCGGGCCGTGGTCGCCCGCGCGGAGAAGGAGTGGGGGCGGCTGGACATCCTGGTGAACAACGCCGGCCTGCAGCACGTGTCGCCCGTGGAGGAGTTCCCGGAGGACCGCTGGGAGCACCTCATCCGCGTCATGCTGATTGGCCCCTTCCTGCTGACCCGCTACGCGCTGCCGCTGATGTACGCCCGGGGCTGGGGGCGCATCATCAACATGTCCTCGCTGCACGGGCTGGTGGCCTCGCCGTACAAGTCCGCCTACATCTCGGCGAAGCACGGGCTGATGGGGCTGACGAAGACGGTGGCGCTGGAGGCCGCGGCCAAGGGCGTGACGGTGAACGCGGTGTGCCCCAGCTACGTGCGCACGCCGCTGGTGGAGAAGCAGATCGCGGACCAGGCGCGGGTGCACGGCATGTCGCAGAGTGACGTGGTGGAGAAGGTCATGCTCGCACCCGCGGCGGTGAAGCGGCTGCTGGAGCCGAGCGAGGTGGCGGCCTACGTGAGCTTCCTGTGCTCGGAGGCCGCGGGAGGCATCACCGGCTCCGCCCAGGTCATGGACTGCGGCTGGACGGCACGCTGA
- a CDS encoding hybrid sensor histidine kinase/response regulator: MMMPPPVAHQLDELSREVALVCDASGTITWADLRAENVLAAQRGQKLRALAAQGTEEKVDRLLLQARDEKVVGWELILCRDGQKPTTFAFSAQPRDGHLVLVGSLVPEDYGAALAQVSSTLSELSALHRETERQQRELHRRAEELQRVNRDLEESNRGVRSLHAALDEKAESLQRAAEVKSRVVANVSHEFRTPLHSILGLSKVLLNPLNGPLSAEQEKQVQFIRTSAEALYELVNDLLDLSKAEAGKAVLRPSRFATDEFMRGLRGMMRPLVPLESSVELFCPEPPAGLELETDEAKLSQVLRNLVSNAVKFTERGNITVTLTQGPRDTVSFAVKDTGIGIPPEYHERIFEEFVQVDTPIHKKVKGTGLGLPLARRLTEMLGGSLTVQSAPGQGATFTVTIPRVHPEVKEMTGLTERAEKLDPAKAPVLVLEDDRQTLFLYEKYLERSGFQVLPVRSVEEARRTVQRVRPAAMVLDVMLEGETSWNFLAEMKTKEETRDIPILVVTITDREQKARALGADEFWLKPVEATQLLRKLGELAHRGPVERILIIDDDEVHRYLLKQLLKDTPYMLMEATSGKEGIRLAREKAPHLIFLDFLLPEMTAFDVLDELKADPRTRDIPVILQTAHELKEDERSRLARETAAILAKHTLSREVAIARIRDALSKAGLGSRVEEREVRRG, translated from the coding sequence ATGATGATGCCTCCCCCTGTCGCGCATCAGCTCGACGAGCTGAGCCGCGAGGTGGCGCTCGTCTGCGACGCCTCCGGCACCATCACCTGGGCGGACCTGCGGGCCGAGAACGTCCTCGCGGCCCAGCGCGGGCAGAAGCTGCGCGCCCTGGCCGCCCAGGGCACCGAGGAGAAGGTGGACCGGCTGCTCTTGCAGGCGCGGGACGAGAAGGTGGTGGGCTGGGAGCTCATCCTCTGCCGCGACGGCCAGAAGCCCACCACCTTCGCCTTCTCCGCCCAGCCGAGGGACGGGCACCTGGTGCTGGTGGGCAGCCTGGTGCCGGAGGACTACGGCGCGGCGCTGGCCCAGGTGAGCTCCACCCTGAGCGAGCTGTCCGCGCTCCACCGCGAGACGGAGCGCCAGCAGCGCGAGCTGCACCGGCGCGCCGAGGAGCTGCAGCGCGTCAACCGGGACCTGGAGGAGTCCAACCGCGGCGTGCGCAGCCTCCACGCCGCCCTGGACGAGAAGGCCGAGAGCCTCCAGCGCGCCGCCGAGGTGAAGAGCCGCGTGGTGGCCAACGTCAGCCACGAGTTCCGCACCCCGCTGCACTCCATCCTCGGCCTGTCCAAGGTGCTGCTCAACCCGCTCAACGGCCCGCTGTCCGCCGAGCAGGAGAAGCAGGTCCAGTTCATCCGCACCTCGGCCGAGGCCCTCTACGAGCTGGTGAACGACTTGCTCGACCTGTCCAAGGCGGAGGCCGGCAAGGCGGTGCTGCGCCCCAGCCGCTTCGCCACCGACGAGTTCATGCGCGGCCTGCGAGGCATGATGCGGCCGCTGGTGCCGCTGGAGTCCTCGGTGGAACTCTTCTGCCCGGAGCCGCCCGCGGGCCTGGAGCTGGAGACGGACGAGGCCAAGCTCAGCCAGGTGCTGCGCAACCTGGTCTCCAACGCGGTGAAGTTCACCGAGCGCGGCAACATCACCGTCACGCTCACCCAGGGCCCGCGCGACACCGTCTCCTTCGCCGTGAAGGACACCGGCATCGGCATCCCCCCGGAGTACCACGAGCGCATCTTCGAGGAGTTCGTCCAGGTGGACACACCCATCCACAAGAAGGTGAAGGGCACGGGCCTGGGCCTGCCGCTGGCGCGGCGCCTGACGGAGATGCTGGGCGGCTCGCTCACCGTCCAGAGCGCGCCGGGCCAGGGCGCCACCTTCACCGTCACCATCCCGCGCGTGCACCCGGAGGTGAAGGAGATGACGGGGCTGACCGAGCGCGCCGAGAAGCTGGATCCGGCCAAGGCGCCCGTGCTGGTGCTGGAGGACGACCGGCAGACGCTCTTCCTCTACGAGAAGTACCTGGAGCGCTCCGGCTTCCAGGTGCTCCCGGTGCGCTCGGTGGAGGAGGCGCGCCGCACCGTGCAGCGGGTGCGCCCGGCCGCCATGGTGCTGGACGTGATGCTGGAGGGCGAGACGAGCTGGAACTTCCTGGCGGAGATGAAGACGAAGGAGGAGACGCGGGACATCCCCATCCTCGTCGTCACCATCACGGACCGCGAGCAGAAGGCGCGCGCCCTGGGCGCCGACGAGTTCTGGCTCAAGCCGGTGGAGGCCACCCAGCTCTTGCGCAAGCTGGGCGAGCTGGCCCACCGCGGCCCCGTGGAGCGCATCCTCATCATCGACGACGACGAGGTGCACCGCTACCTGCTCAAGCAGCTGCTCAAGGACACGCCCTATATGTTGATGGAGGCCACCAGCGGTAAGGAAGGCATCCGCCTGGCCCGGGAGAAGGCCCCGCACCTCATCTTCCTGGACTTCCTGCTGCCGGAGATGACGGCCTTCGACGTGCTGGACGAGCTGAAGGCGGACCCGCGCACGCGCGACATCCCCGTCATCCTCCAGACGGCCCACGAGCTGAAGGAGGACGAGCGCTCGCGGCTGGCCCGGGAGACGGCGGCCATCCTCGCCAAGCACACGCTGAGCCGCGAGGTGGCCATCGCCCGCATCCGTGACGCGTTGTCCAAGGCGGGCCTGGGTTCCCGTGTGGAGGAGCGGGAGGTGCGCCGTGGTTGA